A window from Acidobacteriota bacterium encodes these proteins:
- a CDS encoding DUF1697 domain-containing protein, with amino-acid sequence MSRFVAFLRGMNVGGHRITNPELCAHFERMDLGEVSAFLASGNVLFSAEGGSGDDLRERIEGALEEVLGYAVPTFLRSAEEVCAIADHEAFDASTLEGPRGKLQIALFSRQLSQEAERAVLAHSTEDDRLAVHGRELYWLPRGGVSESELDFKAIETLLGGMTVRTHRTLERLAVKLSDK; translated from the coding sequence ATGAGTCGATTCGTGGCCTTTCTGCGCGGTATGAATGTCGGTGGTCACCGCATCACCAACCCCGAATTGTGCGCCCACTTCGAGCGCATGGACCTGGGCGAAGTCTCCGCTTTTCTCGCCAGCGGCAACGTACTCTTCAGCGCCGAGGGCGGGTCGGGCGACGACCTGCGCGAACGGATCGAAGGAGCCCTGGAGGAAGTGCTGGGATACGCCGTCCCGACCTTTCTGCGCTCGGCCGAAGAGGTGTGTGCCATCGCCGATCACGAAGCTTTCGATGCGAGTACCCTCGAGGGACCGCGGGGCAAGCTGCAGATTGCCCTGTTCTCCCGGCAGTTGAGCCAAGAGGCCGAAAGGGCCGTGTTGGCCCACTCCACCGAGGACGACCGGCTGGCCGTTCACGGCCGGGAGCTGTACTGGCTGCCGCGCGGCGGAGTGAGCGAATCGGAACTCGATTTCAAGGCCATCGAGACCCTGCTCGGCGGGATGACCGTGCGCACCCACCGGACTCTCGAACGTCTGGCTGTCAAGCTGTCGGACAAGTGA
- a CDS encoding TonB family protein: protein MTKEQEVTPAGPDPAPQKPAAASQTQTQSAYEAFAQEYEEDRKTMWVALAIAIVFHAGLLIINLPEFTGGDAAEPDKPKVYVVQQVRFKPPPPEQKREIPKQKAKKVPIPDPTPDEPEPIRLQEEIEPDIDLPETDIIFDVPEGPPPVEPEGPIMVGGDVKAPVKTYHPDPQYTEIARKARIQGVVIVQATVSKEGVVQDVKVLKGLPMGLDKAAADAVKKWKFQPATLNGKPVDVYYNLTVNFSLQ from the coding sequence ATGACTAAGGAGCAAGAAGTCACCCCGGCTGGCCCGGATCCGGCGCCTCAGAAGCCGGCGGCGGCTTCCCAGACCCAGACGCAGTCGGCCTACGAGGCCTTTGCGCAGGAGTATGAAGAAGATCGCAAGACCATGTGGGTCGCCTTGGCGATCGCCATCGTGTTTCACGCCGGTCTTTTGATCATCAATCTGCCGGAGTTCACCGGCGGCGACGCCGCGGAACCGGACAAGCCGAAGGTCTACGTGGTCCAGCAAGTCCGCTTCAAGCCACCGCCACCGGAGCAGAAGCGCGAGATCCCGAAGCAGAAAGCGAAGAAGGTACCGATTCCTGATCCGACTCCGGATGAGCCGGAACCGATTCGTCTGCAGGAGGAGATCGAGCCGGACATCGACCTGCCGGAAACGGACATCATCTTCGACGTGCCGGAAGGTCCACCGCCGGTCGAGCCGGAAGGTCCGATCATGGTGGGCGGCGACGTGAAGGCGCCGGTCAAGACATACCACCCGGATCCGCAGTACACGGAGATCGCTCGCAAGGCTCGGATCCAAGGCGTGGTGATCGTTCAGGCGACGGTCTCGAAGGAAGGCGTTGTCCAGGACGTCAAGGTGCTCAAGGGCTTGCCCATGGGCCTCGACAAGGCGGCCGCGGACGCTGTGAAGAAGTGGAAGTTCCAGCCGGCAACCCTCAACGGCAAGCCGGTGGACGTCTACTACAATCTCACGGTGAACTTTTCCTTGCAGTAA
- a CDS encoding TonB family protein — protein MSIILVVENEDRYIQRIEDTLSTEGWSTRLVSSPEEALQVGAQQVPSLVLVNSELEGVEVVYESFAKRNQGPGVIAMLPEHQATERSAQGMGVDGLVTKPFTDQELRLEVRRSLSGSPPPTAGRPAGPGEKLTSADIFGDLVAEIQEEIAGDSPTAPETASATPPPAAAAAVEAAPLPEPAAPPLPSDLNPPQTPPPPVQPPAVPSDADEIERKLELTLSGVLGADLSGATGTPQRKMPKKPSEPAADDVDQLLSNTLSGLAEAPKAKRADDEAIDPFAGLGLGNLVSEPRTAPRKEAAPPALDSAGKEDPPEVPASFEEPPSAATLEPSHPAAEARPPAIEPAQHPPLSPPPLNTELLEALSSESSAPGSTAPGSSASGSSALGNFTPDNRFADAPSSTEAEAPAEADAAATVAVPDPRESFGQYSLLERIAVGGMAEVWKARMRGVEGFQKTVAIKKILPHLNENEEFVSMFIDEAKLAAQLSHPNIIHIYDLGKIATNYYIAMEFVDGMNLREILTTARDLGKPMDQGLALLIGARLASALDYAHRKRDFEDRELGLVHRDVSPQNVLISQDGDIKLCDFGIAKAAAKASHTQMGALKGKIQYMSPEQAWGQPVDPRSDIFSVGTLLFEMLTGERLFGGDNEISVLEAVREAEVQPPRDVNPAIDADADRIVMTALAKDAADRFQSAGQLRDALEQALYSLQPTPGPADLAAYLDRIRNSDEATGPDAPDREPLAADPAGPGAPGLQIEPPPASAASSPAASISADSEVPPQALQETPQPVLEPALGAPPAIPDVPPRPSREVDIDLERALAGEPAGSPEPQPKTATGAPVNERAGEKAAEVSSTASTAPAKMLPDPAPPSGPIDTSIAKEASPVVEAKGPLDEHELEEGGGRSRKPLLLLIAVIVLIGLLAFLYYRFAARKTAEPPASQDPVVLPIEDGAPANEPSDPSLDSALEGEAAEGEGVDSGAAGAAGPDPDLSDPERSAPERSDPDRSAPQGLASVPEGATAPPAGATTAPSADGTAAAAAGTDEPANDMAEMVDQELARREEALRAKLEAEQKRLEDQLREAQEAARSAPADPPAPQPSDGAPPPAPTAEPESKSPAPAAARGPPTAAPPTGEAPIQSASDPAPTGPPPTATTSSAPPPQPASTTPSAAPESAPTEVPERPTTRRGDLVRAGPGVVAPKLVSIQKPEYPPIAKRMGVEGEVVLSVLVDENGKVVDTRFVERIDRNVGINEAAVRAARTAKYQPARKDDVVVKMWTTLRLPFRL, from the coding sequence ATGTCCATAATCCTCGTCGTCGAAAACGAAGACCGCTATATCCAGCGCATCGAAGACACCCTCAGCACCGAAGGGTGGAGCACTCGGCTCGTCAGCAGCCCGGAAGAGGCGCTACAGGTGGGCGCTCAACAGGTGCCGAGCCTGGTCTTGGTGAATTCGGAGCTGGAAGGCGTCGAGGTGGTCTACGAGAGCTTCGCCAAGCGCAACCAGGGCCCCGGGGTGATCGCGATGCTCCCCGAGCACCAGGCGACGGAACGGTCCGCTCAAGGCATGGGAGTGGACGGCCTGGTGACCAAGCCGTTCACCGACCAGGAACTCCGCCTCGAAGTCCGCCGCAGCCTTTCCGGCAGTCCACCGCCGACCGCCGGTCGGCCAGCGGGTCCCGGCGAGAAACTGACCTCAGCGGACATCTTCGGCGATCTGGTGGCGGAGATTCAGGAAGAAATCGCTGGCGACAGTCCGACGGCCCCGGAGACGGCCTCGGCGACGCCTCCGCCAGCGGCGGCGGCCGCGGTGGAAGCGGCACCGCTGCCGGAGCCGGCAGCCCCGCCGCTTCCCTCCGATCTCAACCCTCCGCAGACGCCACCCCCGCCAGTGCAACCACCGGCGGTACCGAGTGACGCGGACGAGATCGAACGCAAGCTCGAATTGACCCTTTCCGGGGTCCTCGGAGCGGACCTCTCGGGAGCGACCGGAACGCCGCAACGGAAGATGCCGAAAAAGCCCTCCGAACCGGCGGCCGACGATGTCGACCAACTGCTTTCGAACACCTTGTCCGGCCTGGCGGAGGCGCCGAAGGCCAAGAGGGCCGACGACGAGGCGATCGACCCCTTCGCCGGCCTCGGTCTGGGGAACCTGGTATCGGAACCCCGCACCGCCCCCCGCAAGGAAGCCGCACCGCCAGCGCTCGACTCGGCTGGGAAAGAGGATCCTCCCGAGGTGCCCGCATCCTTCGAAGAGCCTCCCTCGGCAGCGACCCTCGAACCTTCGCATCCGGCCGCCGAGGCCCGGCCACCGGCCATCGAGCCAGCGCAGCACCCGCCCCTGAGCCCGCCGCCGCTCAACACCGAGTTGCTCGAAGCCCTCTCTTCGGAATCCTCGGCCCCGGGCTCCACGGCTCCCGGGTCCTCGGCCTCGGGGTCCTCGGCGCTGGGCAACTTCACGCCGGATAATCGCTTCGCGGACGCGCCATCCTCGACCGAGGCCGAAGCGCCGGCCGAGGCCGACGCCGCGGCCACCGTGGCGGTGCCGGACCCGCGGGAGTCTTTCGGACAGTATTCGCTGCTCGAACGCATCGCCGTCGGCGGTATGGCTGAGGTGTGGAAGGCACGAATGCGCGGCGTCGAAGGTTTCCAGAAGACCGTCGCGATCAAAAAGATCCTGCCGCACCTCAACGAGAACGAAGAGTTCGTTTCGATGTTCATCGACGAAGCGAAGCTCGCGGCCCAGCTCAGCCACCCGAACATCATCCACATCTACGACCTCGGCAAGATCGCGACCAACTACTACATCGCGATGGAGTTCGTGGACGGTATGAATCTGCGGGAGATCCTGACCACCGCCCGGGATCTCGGCAAGCCGATGGACCAAGGGCTCGCCCTGTTGATCGGAGCCCGGTTGGCGAGCGCTCTGGACTACGCCCATCGCAAACGCGACTTCGAGGATCGCGAGCTCGGGCTGGTGCATCGCGACGTGTCGCCACAGAACGTGCTGATCAGCCAGGATGGCGACATCAAGCTGTGCGACTTCGGCATCGCCAAGGCCGCCGCCAAGGCCAGCCACACCCAGATGGGCGCCCTCAAGGGCAAGATCCAGTACATGTCGCCGGAGCAGGCCTGGGGCCAACCGGTGGACCCGCGGTCGGACATCTTCTCTGTCGGCACCCTGCTGTTCGAGATGCTCACCGGCGAACGGCTGTTCGGTGGGGACAACGAGATTTCGGTGCTCGAAGCGGTGCGCGAAGCCGAGGTGCAGCCGCCGCGGGACGTCAACCCGGCGATCGACGCAGATGCCGATCGCATCGTGATGACCGCCCTCGCCAAGGACGCGGCAGACCGCTTCCAATCCGCCGGTCAGCTCCGGGATGCACTGGAACAAGCCTTGTACTCACTGCAACCCACCCCCGGCCCGGCGGATCTGGCGGCCTACCTCGACCGCATCCGCAATTCCGACGAAGCCACCGGCCCGGATGCTCCCGACCGGGAACCTCTCGCCGCCGATCCTGCGGGCCCAGGGGCTCCTGGCCTACAGATCGAACCACCCCCGGCCTCGGCGGCATCGTCCCCGGCAGCATCGATCTCGGCGGATTCCGAGGTACCGCCGCAGGCTCTGCAGGAGACGCCGCAACCCGTCCTGGAGCCGGCCCTCGGGGCACCCCCGGCCATCCCCGATGTCCCTCCGCGACCGAGCCGGGAAGTCGACATCGACCTCGAACGGGCCTTGGCCGGCGAGCCTGCTGGCAGCCCGGAACCGCAACCGAAAACGGCGACCGGCGCCCCGGTGAACGAACGCGCCGGCGAGAAAGCCGCCGAGGTTTCGTCGACCGCCTCCACCGCACCGGCAAAGATGCTTCCGGATCCGGCGCCCCCCTCCGGCCCCATCGACACCAGCATCGCCAAGGAGGCGAGTCCGGTGGTCGAAGCCAAGGGGCCGCTCGACGAGCACGAGCTGGAGGAAGGTGGCGGACGCAGCCGCAAGCCGCTTCTGTTGCTGATCGCGGTGATCGTGCTCATCGGTTTGCTGGCGTTCCTCTACTACCGATTCGCGGCCCGCAAGACCGCCGAGCCGCCGGCCTCGCAGGATCCGGTCGTCCTGCCGATCGAGGACGGCGCTCCCGCGAACGAACCCTCCGATCCCTCGCTCGATAGCGCCCTCGAGGGCGAAGCGGCGGAAGGCGAGGGGGTCGATTCCGGAGCCGCCGGCGCGGCGGGACCGGACCCCGACCTGTCGGACCCCGAAAGGTCGGCCCCCGAAAGGTCGGACCCCGACAGGTCGGCCCCCCAGGGATTGGCCTCGGTACCCGAGGGCGCCACCGCACCGCCGGCCGGCGCCACCACCGCTCCGTCCGCTGACGGCACCGCGGCCGCGGCCGCCGGCACCGACGAGCCGGCGAACGATATGGCCGAGATGGTCGACCAGGAACTGGCCCGCCGGGAAGAAGCTCTGCGCGCCAAACTCGAAGCGGAGCAGAAGCGGCTCGAAGACCAGCTCCGCGAGGCCCAGGAAGCGGCACGCTCGGCGCCCGCCGACCCGCCGGCGCCGCAACCATCGGACGGGGCTCCACCGCCGGCGCCCACGGCGGAGCCGGAAAGCAAATCCCCGGCGCCGGCTGCCGCCCGTGGACCGCCAACCGCCGCTCCGCCGACCGGCGAAGCGCCCATCCAGAGCGCCTCCGACCCGGCGCCAACCGGACCGCCACCGACCGCCACGACCTCCTCAGCCCCCCCACCACAACCAGCGTCCACCACCCCCTCTGCGGCCCCCGAATCCGCACCGACGGAGGTTCCGGAGCGCCCGACGACGAGGCGCGGCGATCTGGTCCGGGCCGGCCCCGGAGTGGTAGCGCCAAAGCTTGTCAGCATTCAAAAACCGGAGTATCCTCCCATCGCCAAGCGCATGGGCGTCGAGGGCGAAGTGGTGCTTTCGGTTCTCGTCGACGAGAACGGCAAGGTGGTAGACACCCGCTTCGTCGAGCGCATCGATAGGAACGTCGGAATCAACGAAGCGGCGGTCCGAGCGGCCCGAACCGCGAAATATCAGCCCGCCAGGAAGGACGACGTCGTCGTCAAGATGTGGACGACCCTCCGTCTGCCCTTCCGGTTGTAA
- the ruvC gene encoding crossover junction endodeoxyribonuclease RuvC, protein MLVLGLDPGSRITGWGFVEKRGASLALVEAGVFPVPTREPMARRLAYLSQELTVLLARRPPAAVAVETPFHGRNSRSLVVLAQARGALLAAAGAVDCAVREYSPAEVKAAVTGNGRSDKQQVARMVRLMLGAGEGLAADATDALAVAICGIQRARIERISALGVRRK, encoded by the coding sequence GTGCTCGTTCTCGGCCTTGACCCGGGCAGTCGCATCACCGGGTGGGGGTTCGTCGAAAAGCGTGGCGCGAGCCTCGCCCTGGTGGAGGCGGGAGTCTTCCCGGTGCCCACCAGAGAGCCGATGGCCCGGCGCCTCGCGTACCTTTCACAGGAGCTGACCGTCTTGCTTGCCCGGCGACCGCCGGCGGCGGTCGCGGTCGAGACGCCCTTTCATGGCCGCAACAGCCGCTCGTTGGTGGTACTGGCGCAGGCCCGGGGAGCGCTGCTGGCGGCGGCCGGCGCAGTCGATTGCGCGGTCCGCGAGTACAGCCCGGCGGAGGTCAAGGCCGCCGTCACCGGCAACGGCCGCTCCGACAAGCAGCAGGTGGCACGAATGGTGCGGTTGATGCTCGGTGCCGGCGAAGGCCTGGCGGCCGACGCAACGGATGCTCTGGCGGTGGCGATTTGCGGCATTCAACGGGCCCGAATAGAGCGAATTTCGGCCCTCGGAGTGCGTCGCAAATGA
- a CDS encoding biopolymer transporter ExbD, giving the protein MIFKREKKVSDEIPTSSMADIAFLLIIYFMVTVTFTATRGIDFALPKDDETPPEIEKEESVLIEIQPSGQLMVDGTPKELDAVIDYLKPKLERNPLKPVIIRPDANAPYGAMVDVYDELRDGVNQGVEVKNISIPTQREIDAFWF; this is encoded by the coding sequence ATGATTTTCAAGCGCGAGAAGAAAGTCAGTGACGAGATTCCGACCTCCTCGATGGCGGATATCGCGTTTCTGCTGATCATCTACTTCATGGTCACCGTGACCTTCACGGCGACCCGGGGCATTGACTTCGCCCTGCCGAAGGACGATGAGACACCACCAGAGATCGAGAAGGAAGAGTCGGTCCTGATCGAGATTCAGCCCAGTGGTCAACTGATGGTCGACGGTACGCCCAAGGAGTTGGACGCCGTGATCGACTACCTGAAGCCGAAACTCGAGCGCAACCCTCTGAAGCCCGTGATCATCCGGCCGGACGCCAATGCTCCATACGGCGCCATGGTGGATGTCTACGACGAGTTGCGCGACGGGGTGAACCAGGGAGTCGAAGTGAAGAACATTTCGATTCCGACGCAGCGCGAGATCGACGCCTTCTGGTTTTAG
- a CDS encoding folylpolyglutamate synthase/dihydrofolate synthase family protein: MTELPREAAKALDRLELFGIRLGLDRMADLLAALGDPQRRFPAVLVAGTNGKGSTAALLASMATAAGYRTGLYTSPHLESVTERVRIDGRPIDGETLGALLLRAIEATPEAPTYFEALTAAAFAHFAECTVDLGVVEVGLGGRLDATNLAQPVLSLITPISFDHREHLGDTLAAIAGEKAGILRAGRPAIAWVKQPEAAAALSERARGIGAELTFGKDVAPAVASQPKKDFWSGQQVTIVLPDSSLTLEIPLLGDHQAENLALAAVAAGKLQDIGWDRLDGAAIARGAAAVEWPGRLEVLRAGDRQRVLLDAAHNADGAERLARFLAQAPTGRLDLLLGLLKDKEAAAIVPPLAARVAERGGRTLLTRPPHERGRDPRELLPWVGSAPALATVHSDWESALGRALEGAGDTLLVAGSFFLVGAARGRLR; encoded by the coding sequence ATGACTGAACTTCCCAGGGAGGCAGCTAAGGCCCTCGATCGCCTGGAGCTGTTCGGCATCCGCCTCGGCCTCGACCGAATGGCGGACCTGCTCGCCGCCCTCGGCGACCCTCAGCGGCGATTCCCGGCGGTACTGGTCGCCGGCACCAACGGCAAGGGCTCCACCGCCGCCCTGCTGGCCTCGATGGCCACCGCCGCCGGCTACCGCACCGGGCTCTACACCTCGCCCCACCTGGAGTCGGTCACCGAACGGGTGCGCATCGACGGCCGGCCGATCGACGGCGAGACCCTCGGCGCACTGTTGTTGCGGGCGATCGAGGCCACACCCGAAGCGCCGACCTACTTCGAAGCCCTCACCGCCGCCGCCTTCGCCCACTTCGCCGAGTGCACGGTGGACCTGGGCGTCGTCGAGGTCGGCCTCGGCGGCCGCCTCGACGCCACCAATCTGGCGCAACCGGTACTGTCCCTCATCACCCCGATCTCCTTCGACCATCGGGAGCACCTGGGGGACACGCTAGCCGCCATCGCCGGCGAAAAGGCCGGCATCCTGCGCGCCGGCCGGCCGGCTATCGCCTGGGTAAAGCAGCCGGAGGCGGCAGCGGCCTTGAGCGAGCGAGCCCGAGGAATCGGTGCTGAGTTGACCTTCGGGAAGGACGTGGCGCCTGCCGTGGCGAGCCAGCCGAAAAAAGACTTCTGGAGCGGTCAGCAGGTCACCATCGTCCTGCCGGACAGTTCCCTCACCTTGGAGATACCGCTCCTGGGAGACCACCAGGCGGAGAATCTGGCCCTCGCCGCCGTCGCCGCGGGCAAGCTCCAGGACATCGGCTGGGACCGCCTCGACGGCGCAGCCATCGCGCGGGGCGCGGCGGCGGTCGAGTGGCCCGGCCGGCTGGAAGTTCTGCGCGCTGGAGATCGGCAGCGGGTCCTGCTCGACGCCGCCCACAACGCCGACGGCGCCGAACGGCTGGCACGTTTCCTCGCACAGGCCCCGACGGGCCGCCTCGACCTCCTGCTCGGTCTCTTGAAGGACAAGGAGGCGGCAGCGATCGTGCCGCCGCTCGCCGCCCGCGTCGCCGAACGAGGCGGGCGGACTCTGCTCACCCGCCCACCGCACGAACGCGGTCGCGATCCCCGCGAACTACTCCCCTGGGTGGGCAGTGCGCCAGCCTTGGCGACCGTCCACTCGGATTGGGAATCGGCCCTCGGTCGAGCCCTCGAAGGGGCCGGCGACACCCTGCTAGTCGCCGGCTCGTTCTTTCTGGTGGGGGCGGCGCGTGGGCGCCTTCGCTAG
- a CDS encoding MotA/TolQ/ExbB proton channel family protein, which yields MWLLLAASILALAVIVERLIALRRAKINVNEFLAKIRKALIVNHSVSDAKKICEQYRGPVASIMKAGLLKYGQPREDIEKTIENAALFEMGRLERGLVVLATIANVAPLLGFLGTVTGMIRSFDALAEAGLSNPGLVAAGISEALLTTAGGLLVAIPVQIAYNYFMTRITRFVRDIESATNMLLETFSEMDRGGVSADARK from the coding sequence ATGTGGTTGCTCTTGGCGGCCTCTATCCTCGCTCTGGCCGTCATCGTCGAACGCCTGATCGCTCTGCGGCGGGCCAAGATCAACGTCAATGAGTTTCTGGCCAAGATTCGTAAGGCCCTGATCGTCAACCACTCGGTCAGCGACGCGAAGAAGATTTGCGAGCAGTATCGCGGTCCGGTGGCGTCGATCATGAAAGCCGGCCTCCTCAAGTACGGACAGCCACGGGAAGACATCGAGAAGACGATCGAGAACGCGGCGCTGTTCGAAATGGGCCGCCTCGAGCGCGGATTGGTGGTGCTGGCCACCATCGCCAACGTCGCTCCGCTCCTCGGTTTCCTCGGAACGGTGACCGGCATGATCCGCTCTTTCGACGCTCTGGCCGAGGCCGGCTTGTCGAACCCGGGCCTGGTGGCCGCCGGTATCTCCGAAGCCTTGCTCACCACCGCCGGCGGTCTATTGGTCGCAATTCCGGTGCAGATCGCCTACAACTACTTCATGACGCGGATCACCCGTTTCGTGCGAGACATCGAGTCGGCCACCAACATGCTGCTCGAGACCTTCAGCGAAATGGATCGCGGTGGAGTCTCCGCCGACGCCCGCAAATAG
- a CDS encoding YebC/PmpR family DNA-binding transcriptional regulator, with the protein MAGHSKWAGIKHKKAIIDAKRGKLWTKLLKEVTVAARLGGGDPDGNPRLRSAIQDARGANCPKDTIDRAVKKGTGELEGLEYVEVSYEGYGPGGVAILVDTMTDNRNRTVAELRHLFSKNGGNLGESGCVAWMFDRRAQFAIPKDAMDEESFVELAMELEAEDLATDGDAYELYGAVEDYNRLRESLEERELALEVKQLAQIPQNTIRVDEEDTAGQLLGLLEALEDHDDVQSVWANFDIDDELFEQAAS; encoded by the coding sequence ATGGCGGGTCACAGTAAATGGGCGGGGATCAAACACAAGAAGGCGATCATCGACGCCAAACGGGGCAAGCTGTGGACCAAGCTGCTCAAGGAGGTCACCGTGGCGGCGCGGCTGGGCGGCGGGGATCCGGACGGAAATCCGCGGCTGCGCAGCGCCATCCAGGACGCCCGCGGCGCCAACTGCCCGAAGGACACCATCGACCGGGCGGTCAAGAAGGGCACCGGCGAGCTGGAAGGGCTCGAGTACGTCGAGGTCAGCTACGAGGGCTACGGGCCCGGCGGCGTGGCGATCCTGGTCGACACCATGACCGACAACCGCAACCGTACCGTCGCCGAGCTCCGGCACCTCTTCTCCAAGAACGGCGGTAACCTGGGAGAGAGCGGTTGTGTCGCCTGGATGTTCGATCGTCGGGCACAATTCGCCATCCCCAAGGACGCCATGGACGAGGAGTCCTTCGTCGAGCTGGCGATGGAGCTGGAAGCGGAAGACCTCGCCACCGACGGCGACGCCTACGAGCTGTACGGCGCCGTCGAGGACTACAATCGGCTGCGCGAAAGCCTCGAAGAGCGTGAGCTAGCCCTCGAGGTCAAACAGCTCGCCCAGATCCCCCAGAACACCATCCGGGTTGACGAAGAAGACACCGCCGGTCAGCTTTTGGGCCTTCTCGAAGCGCTCGAAGACCACGACGACGTGCAGTCCGTGTGGGCCAACTTCGACATCGACGACGAACTCTTCGAGCAGGCGGCGAGCTAG
- a CDS encoding biopolymer transporter ExbD: protein MKLHQRSRQDAAIPTASMADIAFLLIIFFMVTITFEVDKTQVTLPATELRAEIPKKAAYISVTEDGTIRVSSGEEISYVISGPEEVLSFAASTTAVDPQKVFVVKADKETRYQLIDGVIDSLKQAKVETLYLLSRAETTDGSDTQ from the coding sequence ATGAAGCTACACCAACGCTCAAGACAGGATGCGGCGATTCCAACCGCCTCGATGGCGGATATCGCTTTCCTGCTCATCATCTTCTTCATGGTCACCATCACCTTCGAGGTCGACAAGACCCAGGTGACCTTGCCGGCGACGGAACTCCGCGCGGAGATTCCCAAAAAGGCGGCATACATATCGGTGACCGAAGACGGCACGATTCGGGTGAGTAGCGGCGAGGAAATCAGCTACGTCATCTCCGGGCCAGAAGAAGTGCTGAGTTTCGCCGCTTCGACAACGGCGGTGGATCCGCAGAAAGTCTTCGTCGTGAAGGCGGACAAGGAGACGCGGTATCAGTTGATCGACGGGGTGATCGATTCCCTCAAGCAGGCCAAAGTCGAGACGCTGTACTTGCTGTCCCGAGCGGAAACCACCGACGGTTCCGACACTCAATAG
- the accD gene encoding acetyl-CoA carboxylase, carboxyltransferase subunit beta codes for MAWFRKTKKPKPVRSERPQSKVPEGLWLKCNGCKEVVYSRDLEENLRVCYKCGFHFRIGANRRIRMLLDGDFEELDAGISPGDPLQFTDTKRYKDRLKVYQKKADERDALIAVEGTLEGISVVMAVMNYDFMGGSMGSVVGEKITRAAERALATEQPLIIVSASGGARMQEGVLSLMQMAKVSAALHRLREAGLPYLSILTDPTTGGVTASFAMLGDLNLAEPGALIGFAGPRVIEQTIRQSLPEGFQRSEFLLEHGFLDAVVPRPELKATVGRALKHFS; via the coding sequence ATGGCCTGGTTCAGAAAAACCAAGAAACCCAAACCGGTTCGCTCCGAGCGGCCGCAGAGCAAAGTTCCGGAAGGGCTTTGGCTCAAGTGTAACGGCTGCAAGGAAGTGGTGTACTCGCGAGATCTCGAAGAAAATCTCCGGGTCTGCTACAAGTGCGGTTTCCACTTTCGGATCGGCGCCAACCGCCGGATCCGCATGCTGCTGGACGGGGACTTCGAGGAACTCGATGCCGGCATCTCACCGGGCGATCCGCTGCAGTTCACCGACACCAAGCGCTACAAGGACCGCCTCAAGGTTTACCAGAAGAAGGCCGACGAGCGCGATGCGCTGATCGCCGTGGAAGGCACCCTGGAAGGAATCTCGGTGGTGATGGCGGTGATGAACTACGACTTCATGGGCGGATCCATGGGCTCGGTGGTGGGCGAGAAGATCACCCGCGCGGCGGAGCGCGCGCTGGCGACCGAGCAGCCGCTGATCATCGTCTCCGCCTCCGGCGGCGCCCGCATGCAGGAGGGCGTCCTGTCGCTGATGCAGATGGCCAAGGTATCGGCCGCCCTCCACCGGCTGCGCGAAGCGGGGCTGCCGTACCTCTCGATCCTGACGGATCCCACCACCGGAGGGGTGACCGCTTCCTTCGCCATGCTAGGGGACCTCAACCTGGCGGAGCCCGGCGCCTTGATCGGCTTCGCCGGGCCACGGGTGATCGAGCAGACCATCCGCCAGAGCCTGCCGGAAGGTTTCCAGCGCAGCGAGTTCCTGCTCGAACACGGCTTCCTCGACGCGGTGGTGCCGCGGCCGGAATTGAAGGCCACCGTCGGCCGCGCCCTGAAGCACTTCAGCTAG